One window of the Halanaerobium saccharolyticum subsp. saccharolyticum DSM 6643 genome contains the following:
- the prfB gene encoding peptide chain release factor 2 (programmed frameshift) has product MSKNFKDKFTELKQRFQDLSDLLDREKLLQNKKDIEAEMAAGGFWDDKENARKKSQKLDLIKKRLKVIEQLEEKFEEAEVYFELAAEEDESLDSELKLTLTELEKELEKLELKLRLNEPYDDHNAIVSIHPGAGGTESQDWAQMLLRMYSRWAETNGYELQTLDFNSGEEAGIKSVTMMVNGDYAYGYLKGEKGVHRLVRISPFDSSGRRHTSFASVDVMPEIDDDIEVDINENDLKIDTYRASGAGGQHVNKTDSAVRITHQPTGVVVQCQNQRSQHKNKETAMKILASKLLELKEEAQAEKIDELGGEHKEIAWGSQIRSYVFHPYNMIKDHRTDFEEGNVDKVMDGYIDEFIESYLKYKSAK; this is encoded by the exons GTGAGCAAAAACTTTAAAGATAAATTTACAGAATTAAAGCAGAGATTTCAGGATTTGAGTGATTTACTT GACCGGGAAAAACTGCTTCAAAACAAAAAAGATATAGAAGCTGAGATGGCTGCTGGTGGATTCTGGGATGACAAAGAAAATGCACGCAAAAAATCGCAGAAACTTGATCTGATTAAAAAAAGATTAAAAGTTATCGAGCAGCTGGAAGAAAAATTTGAAGAAGCAGAGGTTTATTTCGAACTGGCAGCAGAAGAAGATGAGAGTTTAGATAGTGAGTTAAAGCTTACTTTAACAGAGCTTGAAAAAGAACTGGAAAAACTTGAATTAAAACTGCGGTTAAATGAGCCATATGATGATCATAATGCAATTGTATCTATTCATCCAGGTGCTGGTGGAACAGAATCTCAGGACTGGGCGCAGATGCTGCTTAGAATGTACAGCCGCTGGGCAGAAACAAATGGATATGAACTGCAGACCCTAGATTTTAATTCTGGTGAAGAAGCTGGAATTAAAAGTGTGACTATGATGGTTAATGGTGATTATGCTTATGGTTATTTAAAAGGAGAAAAAGGAGTTCATCGTTTAGTCAGGATTTCTCCCTTTGATTCTTCAGGCAGAAGACATACTTCTTTTGCCTCGGTTGATGTAATGCCAGAAATTGATGATGATATAGAAGTTGATATTAATGAAAATGATTTAAAAATAGATACTTATAGGGCCAGTGGAGCTGGGGGACAGCATGTAAATAAAACTGATTCGGCAGTTAGAATTACTCACCAGCCGACTGGAGTTGTGGTTCAGTGTCAAAACCAGCGGTCACAACATAAAAATAAGGAAACAGCGATGAAAATTTTAGCTTCTAAACTACTTGAGCTGAAAGAAGAGGCACAGGCAGAAAAAATTGATGAACTGGGCGGTGAACATAAGGAAATCGCCTGGGGCAGCCAGATTCGCTCTTATGTTTTCCATCCCTATAATATGATTAAAGATCACCGCACCGATTTTGAGGAAGGTAATGTAGATAAGGTGATGGATGGATATATAGATGAATTTATAGAATCATATTTAAAATATAAAAGCGCAAAGTAA
- a CDS encoding DUF5693 family protein, with amino-acid sequence MNFLKKILIGIILITFIAAAFTLTARVNKVDQKPGVEIVMDGESYTELKALAPGINLQNLKENGITALAVYQQSLEDFIDKGSVKRLEALDIFFAGEELQNMLKNSGIEVDQLDNSAIFAVFSDSLKNQINNLAPELKAEYSIELIKTNAYDLLYFPNWHQSLEDLSLGYNSNQVEEAKELGLKIAYRSNNKVNAFSALKSNLELIKPKFLIFDGEEVTGYPNKIQETASLMEKYGLTFGKVEAFIAAQAGAEKLAVLNDYKMLRTHSMQQEEVEQAADQEIISRYLLSVRERNVKIIYHKPYLKGNRLVERNLNLLSALSSNLETEGYKLGNSEAAKYFSNSSWHLLTVLLGVTAAGILLLNYFSAFNYSSFMNIFFLLSAGAGMILLQSGREVLLRQITALGSAIIFPSVAVIIFLLEKDKGGEELEGGLSLSYLFFNFSAAVLTALIGGIFVSAALNSSDFIFKINDFRGVKIAFLLPLIIISLYYFIQPGRKKLTKEIPRLLESVIKIKHLIIAGGLALIAIIYIGRTGNFPLLPVPAWELTVRSFLEKILYVRPRFKEFLIGHPIFIFSLYLSAKKRKELYFYPFLMLASVGVITTVNTFSHLHTPVIISLLRTFHAYWLSFVIALVLIFIYKLFNRFYKKYYYLWG; translated from the coding sequence GTGAATTTTTTGAAGAAAATACTGATCGGAATTATTTTAATAACTTTTATTGCAGCAGCTTTTACTCTAACAGCAAGAGTTAATAAGGTCGACCAAAAGCCGGGAGTAGAAATAGTTATGGATGGTGAAAGTTATACAGAGTTAAAGGCGCTGGCTCCAGGAATAAATCTGCAAAATCTAAAAGAAAATGGAATTACAGCCTTAGCTGTTTACCAACAGAGCTTAGAAGATTTTATAGATAAGGGTAGTGTAAAAAGATTAGAAGCTCTGGATATTTTTTTTGCAGGTGAGGAATTACAAAATATGTTAAAAAATAGTGGAATAGAGGTTGATCAACTCGATAATTCAGCTATTTTTGCAGTTTTTAGTGATTCTCTAAAAAATCAGATTAATAATTTGGCACCAGAACTTAAAGCAGAATATTCAATTGAGTTAATAAAGACTAACGCTTATGATCTACTTTATTTTCCTAACTGGCATCAAAGCCTTGAAGATTTAAGCTTAGGGTATAATTCTAATCAGGTTGAAGAAGCGAAAGAACTTGGTTTAAAGATCGCATACAGGAGCAATAATAAAGTTAATGCTTTCTCTGCTTTAAAAAGTAATCTTGAACTGATAAAACCGAAATTTTTAATTTTTGATGGTGAAGAAGTAACCGGTTATCCAAATAAAATTCAAGAAACTGCTTCTTTAATGGAGAAGTATGGTTTAACTTTTGGTAAAGTAGAGGCTTTTATAGCTGCTCAAGCTGGAGCAGAAAAATTAGCTGTATTAAATGATTATAAAATGCTTCGTACTCACAGTATGCAGCAGGAGGAAGTTGAACAGGCAGCTGATCAAGAAATAATAAGCCGTTATTTACTTTCAGTTAGAGAGAGAAATGTAAAAATCATTTATCATAAACCCTATCTTAAGGGAAATCGGCTGGTTGAAAGAAATTTAAATCTACTTTCTGCTTTGAGTTCTAATTTAGAGACTGAAGGATATAAATTAGGTAATTCTGAAGCAGCCAAGTATTTTAGTAATTCAAGTTGGCACCTTTTAACAGTTTTGTTAGGAGTAACTGCTGCTGGAATTTTACTTTTAAATTATTTTAGTGCTTTTAATTATTCAAGTTTTATGAATATTTTCTTCTTATTATCTGCTGGAGCTGGAATGATTTTATTACAGAGTGGAAGAGAAGTTTTGTTAAGACAGATAACTGCTCTTGGCTCAGCAATAATATTTCCTTCGGTAGCTGTTATTATTTTTCTACTGGAAAAAGATAAAGGAGGGGAAGAACTTGAGGGTGGATTAAGTCTTTCTTATCTGTTCTTTAATTTTTCTGCAGCTGTTTTAACTGCTTTAATCGGAGGAATATTTGTGAGTGCCGCTCTAAACAGCAGTGATTTTATTTTTAAGATTAATGATTTTAGAGGTGTTAAAATAGCGTTTTTGCTGCCTTTAATTATTATTTCACTTTATTACTTTATTCAACCAGGTAGAAAAAAACTAACAAAAGAAATACCCAGGCTGCTGGAAAGTGTTATTAAAATTAAACATTTAATTATTGCAGGAGGCCTGGCTTTAATAGCAATTATTTATATTGGTCGAACAGGCAATTTTCCTCTGCTGCCGGTACCTGCATGGGAATTAACTGTCCGCAGTTTCTTAGAAAAAATACTTTATGTGCGACCTCGTTTTAAAGAGTTTTTGATTGGACATCCAATCTTTATATTTTCGTTATATTTGAGTGCTAAAAAACGAAAAGAGCTTTATTTTTATCCATTTTTAATGCTGGCTTCAGTTGGAGTTATTACAACAGTCAACACTTTTTCTCATCTTCATACACCTGTTATAATATCACTACTGAGAACTTTTCATGCTTATTGGCTCAGTTTTGTAATAGCTTTAGTTTTAATTTTTATTTATAAATTATTCAATCGTTTTTATAAAAAATATTATTATTTATGGGGTTAA
- the csaB gene encoding polysaccharide pyruvyl transferase CsaB has protein sequence MKKIVISGYYGFNNLGDEAILAGITSLLKKKNKDLEITVLSASPAKTAKLYNVKAVSRNSILEILSALAEADLFISGGGSLLQDVTGNFSVPYYLGLAWLAKIQGTKTVFYAQGAGPLNKKWSQMLTSFTLNRFNLLGVRDKGTEQLLKKIGVKKNIELTVDPVFGLHDPLHNKRQRIKGKIEIGVSVRPWSVDYINQLAAALNRFSQAKNIKFIIFPMHQGSDEGISQQLKNKLNSEAEINNLPEAPEKALKEFSHLDLFIGVRLHSLIFALLNKIPLLALSYDPKIEGLMSELDYLPLIKLENLEVEKVVNELEYIFGEKYSLRKKNAEFLKQKNIEAESFAELVLEEVDSCES, from the coding sequence ATGAAAAAAATTGTGATTTCTGGTTATTATGGCTTTAATAACCTCGGAGATGAGGCGATTTTAGCTGGTATAACTTCACTATTAAAAAAGAAAAATAAAGATTTAGAGATAACTGTTTTGTCAGCTTCTCCAGCCAAAACAGCTAAATTATATAATGTTAAGGCGGTTAGCCGCAATTCAATTCTTGAAATTTTATCAGCACTAGCTGAGGCAGATCTTTTTATTAGTGGTGGTGGCAGTCTACTGCAGGATGTGACTGGTAATTTTTCTGTACCTTATTATTTAGGACTTGCCTGGTTGGCAAAAATTCAGGGAACAAAAACTGTTTTTTATGCTCAGGGTGCTGGCCCTTTAAATAAAAAATGGAGCCAGATGTTAACATCTTTTACTTTAAATAGATTTAATTTATTAGGTGTTAGAGATAAAGGTACTGAACAATTATTAAAGAAAATTGGAGTCAAAAAAAATATTGAGCTAACAGTTGATCCAGTCTTTGGACTTCATGATCCTTTACATAACAAAAGACAAAGGATTAAAGGTAAGATCGAAATCGGAGTTTCTGTTAGGCCCTGGTCAGTAGACTATATTAATCAATTAGCTGCTGCTTTAAATAGATTTTCTCAAGCTAAGAATATTAAATTTATCATATTTCCAATGCATCAGGGCTCAGATGAAGGAATTTCTCAACAGTTAAAAAATAAATTAAACTCTGAAGCTGAAATTAATAATTTGCCTGAAGCACCTGAAAAAGCACTAAAAGAATTTTCTCATCTAGATTTATTTATAGGTGTTCGTTTACATAGTCTCATTTTTGCTCTTTTAAATAAAATTCCGCTGCTTGCTTTGAGTTATGACCCCAAAATTGAAGGATTAATGTCTGAATTAGATTATTTACCTTTAATAAAATTAGAAAATTTAGAGGTAGAAAAAGTAGTAAATGAATTGGAATATATATTTGGTGAAAAATACAGCCTTCGCAAAAAAAATGCAGAATTTTTGAAGCAGAAAAATATTGAAGCAGAGAGTTTTGCTGAGCTTGTTTTAGAGGAGGTTGACTCTTGCGAAAGCTGA